CTAGGGCCAGTGGCGCCATAGGAAGCAGCTGCAGCTACACCCATTGCCTTAGTTTCTCGGCAGGGCCGTAGCGTAGTTCCCTCTTGTCTCCATTGTACATGGTGACAGATCGACAGCAGAGTTGCAAAATTGTAAAGCTACTCTTGCAGGTCACAACATCCGATTCTATTCTGGAAGAGAGCGGCGGAACAGCCTTGTGCTTCAAACTGGATGGCTCCCTGGATCTGGACAGAGTGCATCATACGAATCTGAAATCTTTACACGAAATAGCTATGATTCTGCTGTACTTCAAATCATCATTGGTTGCCCGCTACTCGATTACATTCGGTGTTCAATGCAATGCACATGCTAAAGTATAGCCGCCACGTCCTTTTCGACTGTGTCGTATGTGTCCTTTAGTAATCTCATCATGCTGTCAAAGTCCTCATCGGACATGTTATATGGCGGAGCGATGATAACGTGATCACCTTTGGCTCCGTCCGCGGTGCCAGCCCTTGGGTACATGGCTCGTCCCCGCCTCAGCGCCTCATCCAACATCCTCCACGTAAAGCGGAGTCCTGGTTCGAACGGCTCCTTGGTCGCTTTGTCCTTGACAAACTCGATGCCCCAAAACAGCCCTTTCCCGCGGATGTTGCCGACGTATTCGCAGTCACCAAATGTCGTGTTGAGAGAATTCTTGAGCCACTTGCCTTTGGTTGCACATCGCTCGATGAGGCGGTCCCGGCGAAGCACCTTCTGGACtgccagggcggcagcgcaacCAACCCCATGGGCTTGGCACGTATGCGAATGAACAAACCAGGCGCTTCCACTTTGGAATCCTCTGACGACTTTCTCGTGGACAAGAACGGCACCCATTGGAGCGAACCCGCCACCCAGGCCCTTGCCCATGGTCATGAGATCAGGGTATACACCTTCGCCTTCCTGCTCAAAGGCAAAATAAGTGCCTGTCCTACCACTGCCACACAGGACCTCATCTAGCAGGAGCATGATGCCGTATTTGTCACACAGCCGGCGAACACCTTGGTAATATCCCTTGGGTGCCGTAAGACATCCTGCCGTGGCACCACCAACTGGCTCGGAGATGAATGCCATGACTTTCTctgggccttgagcttgaaACTCGTCGTCTAGCTCCTAAACCAATCTCGAGCCATAATCTTCGTCCGATTCGCATTGCAACTGTCCTCGGTAGGCATACGTTGGGCTCACAATGCTCACGTTATTGAGCATCAGGGCCCCCTCGAACGGAGCTCTTCGCGAGACATGGCTCCCAACGCTCATCGCCCCAATCGTATTCCCATGGTATGACCGGTGTCGTGACATAATGTGCGTTCGGTTCGATTGGCCAATCTCAACATAGTATTGCCGTGCAAGTTTGAGAGCAGAGtccaccgcctcgctgccggaGCAGACGAAAAATGCCCGACACAGCCCGTGCGGTTTTCCATGAAGAATGCAGTCGGCCAAATCCTCTGCCGCTCGCGTCGTGAAGACCACCATATGCGTGTAACACACCTTGGTCATCTGCTCCATGACGGCAGCCCGTACATCAGGGTCGTTGTGGCCTATTATGGCAACAGCAGCGCCGGTGCAAgcatcgaggacgcgctggcCGGTGGACAGAGTCATATAAGAACCCATGGCAGAGGCAATAGTTAGGGGGATCGAAACGAGTGAATTGTGCAAAACGCACGATGCGTCCAGATTGTCCTTTCTCTCGACACCATTGGTTGTTGTTTCCTGCTTCTTTTGCACCATAGTTGAGGAACTGGAAGCGACTGCGTCTTTCATGATGACCAAGTAGATGGTGTATGAGAGCGTTTTTCTCGAAGGTAGATGTTCGTGAGTGGATTGAATAGACGCACAATTACAACAAGAGGAGGCTTTGGCAATGATGGCAAGGTATCCGGACAACATGAAACTCAAGTTAGTTCAATGATGAAGGGCACGCTGTTACTGTTTGCACTGCAGTTCCCTCACCAACCTGAGAAGCCCAATCGGATTCTGACACGTCTGCTTGTTGTAGGTCATATCCCGTTCCATTCAACGTGGTGGGCGATCTCACCAATATCCAGGGTGAGAGCTTTGCCATGCAAGTGCCGTGACCTGCGTCCTGCGACTCGCACTGGACCGGTGTATGACGTGAAGTGCGGCAAGGGTGTCAGGTCACTCACAGGCATACGTATcgccaacaacagccgcATTGCGATATTGGGGCGGCTTGTGGTTTCTTGTGGTGTCCGGGGCTTCTGCCGTGCCGCCCTTCATGCCCCCAGCCGCATGTGGCTGTATTACTGTTGGTGCTACACCCGTGTGCGGGCAGAAATTTATTCCTCGCCCCGTGTTGCATAATCAGCTCGCGTAACGATACGTTTGATAGAGGTGGTGAAACCGGATTCATGTCCGGTGGTTGTTCCATGTTTCTCCTTTCGGTATTGCGCATTCAGTTCTGTTCGTGTTGGGAAAAGCTAAAGATGGTGTAAGAGGCTGTACTGAGTTTGTTCAACAAGAAGATGCCTTCGTGTTGTCTATCTAAAGCCAAGGAAGGAAAGGAGAGGAAAGGGGCCGCCAGGCTGCAAGCTTGTGCTCCAGGATCGGCCCAATTGTCGTTGCAGATCGACAGGGGTTTGGGACTGCAGGACTGGCAAAACCGGATCCATATCCCTGGGTATTCGCCCGTGACAAATGGTAAGGGGTACATACCTATATACTTGCTTTAGCGTGCGAACTCTTATGGATATTACGGCAGGTAACATGAAAACGTGTCTCGGGTTTCCCGGCGAAGTGCTCCTCTAATACACAAGGGCTGCTCTGTAAACGGGGCCATGACTCGCCATGACCGGCTTCAATCGCTGTATGGCTGGCGTCCTCCCTGTGGCATGGAGACGCATTGGCGGTCATCCAGTATTCATCACCTTTTGCAGGCTTCGAAGCCTTAGCGCAAGAATATATATTGAGGTTGGCAAAGATTTAACGCAGGGGACCCCGTAGGACGTGTCTTGGGCAGGTTGGACAGTCCAGAGACCTTTCTATCTAACGTGACAAGCTTTCTTCACACATCATCACCACACCAGGTCAACGGCAGGATCCATAGGATGGCGTCCATTCCTTCAAAAGACGCACACATGTCACTCAAGGCCTTTAACGACACTGATGATGCCACGACTCTGGGCCATTGCCTCCACCGTCTGGTCGAGGATCGTGCGGCCTACTGCCCGACAAACCTTGCTCTTACCTGTGCCGACTCCAGTCTCACCTTTCAGGAGCTCAATACTGCCGCAAATCATCTCGCCAGAGTGCTGGTATGCCAGGGTGTTGGGCGAAATGACTtggtcgccgtggccctGGATCGCAGCGTTGGCCTTGTGGTAACGCTGTTGGCGGTGCTGAAGACGGGGGCCGCGTTTGTGCCCATTGATCCGGAGTTTCCAGCAGAACGCATCAGTCACATGCTCAGTGACGCTACACCAAAGATTGTCGTCGTCTCAGCTGGAACAGCGAGGCTTATGAAACTCTGGTCAAATATCTGTTTGTGTGTCGACGAGGAACACGGCCAGTTGACAACGTCACCTGCTCAACGTACCAACCTGGATCTGGATGTGCAGCCAGACGACCTCGCCTATGTCATATACACGTCAGGCTCAACTGGAAAGCCTAAGGGGGTAGAGATCAGCCATGGGGCATTATGCAATTTGTTGTTGTCGATGAAGAAGGTACTACAATGCACTTCGGAGGATCGCCTACTGGCCGTGACCACTGTTACGTTCGACATTGCGGCACTAGAGTTGTTCCTACCGCTACTATGCAGCGCCACGACGGTAGTTGCTGAGTCACGACAAGTCAAAGATATAGGCGCACTGCGTGGGGTGCTGGAGAGCCAGGCCATCACCATGATGCAAGCAACGCCAGCGTCTTGGCAGATGCTCCTGGACTCGGGCTGGCGTGGTACTTCTTCGCTAAAGAAAATACTctgtggtggtgaggcgaTGACGGAACAACTCGGCACCCGCC
The genomic region above belongs to Purpureocillium takamizusanense chromosome 5, complete sequence and contains:
- a CDS encoding putative secondary metabolism biosynthetic enzyme (EggNog:ENOG503NUMN~COG:E~SMCOG1013:aminotransferase class-III~antiSMASH:Cluster_5.2) gives rise to the protein MLLLDEVLCGSGRTGTYFAFEQEGEGVYPDLMTMGKGLGGGFAPMGAVLVHEKVVRGFQSGSAWFVHSHTCQAHGVGCAAALAVQKVLRRDRLIERCATKGKWLKNSLNTTFGDCEYVGNIRGKGLFWGIEFVKDKATKEPFEPGLRFTWRMLDEALRRGRAMYPRAGTADGAKGDHVIIAPPYNMSDEDFDSMMRLLKDTYDTVEKDVAAIL